Genomic window (Vicinamibacterales bacterium):
TACACCCGTGTTTCTCATCGTCGCCTCCGTTCCGATGTGAAGGGTTCCGCCTTGGGGATCCGCCGAATTGTCGGGAGGCCGGGATTGTAGCGCGTTTACGGTCGCCGCCGGTCTACGCTTTCTGCTTGTGACGGGCGACGCTGCCGGCGGCCTGCGCGCGCTCGGTGTTGACCGGCCCGTTGAGCAGCGCGCCGTCCTGCAGCAGCAGCTTCGACGTGACGACACTCCCCTGAACACTGCCGGTGGAGGCAATTTCCAGTCGATCGGTCGCGACATGGCCATCGAGGCGCCCGCGCACGACCACCG
Coding sequences:
- a CDS encoding polymer-forming cytoskeletal protein produces the protein MRIGRDLTIKGDLAAAEDFTVDFTLEGSIDLPGYKLMVEEAASVQARVTAASVVVRGRLDGHVATDRLEIASTGSVQGSVVTSKLLLQDGALLNGPVNTERAQAAGSVARHKQKA